A part of Halobacillus shinanisalinarum genomic DNA contains:
- a CDS encoding ABC transporter ATP-binding protein — MFTFENVTYHDILRVPSLTINEFQKTCVVGESGSGKSTFLKLLNHMITPSDGQLLFRGKNVTELDPIAHRRDVVMLTQHPVLFGETVKENLLAGIRFAEQEEPDEAACKKAMERFRLHKDLEDEAETLSGGEQQRLALARMTLMVSPVYLLDEPTSSLDEDLEHEVMENFMTFAEEQKKTVIFVTHSSSVASAFSDQTIDFHEYTLQGKGSL, encoded by the coding sequence TTGTTCACTTTTGAAAACGTTACCTATCATGATATCTTGCGTGTACCTTCATTAACCATTAACGAATTCCAGAAAACTTGTGTTGTCGGCGAAAGCGGCAGCGGCAAATCCACATTTCTAAAGCTTCTGAACCACATGATAACTCCTAGTGACGGCCAGCTGCTTTTTCGAGGAAAAAATGTTACCGAACTTGATCCGATTGCCCATCGAAGGGACGTGGTGATGCTTACTCAACACCCCGTATTGTTCGGTGAAACTGTGAAGGAGAACCTTCTAGCCGGTATTCGCTTCGCCGAACAGGAAGAACCAGATGAAGCAGCCTGCAAGAAAGCGATGGAACGTTTTCGCTTACATAAAGATCTTGAGGACGAGGCCGAAACCTTGTCTGGAGGGGAGCAGCAGCGCTTAGCTTTAGCACGGATGACGCTAATGGTAAGCCCTGTGTATTTGCTGGATGAACCAACCTCTTCCCTTGATGAGGATCTAGAACATGAAGTCATGGAGAACTTCATGACGTTTGCAGAAGAACAAAAGAAAACGGTTATTTTCGTGACCCATTCCAGTTCAGTGGCATCGGCGTTTTCCGACCAAACCATTGATTTTCATGAATATACATTGCAAGGGAAGGGGTCATTATGA
- a CDS encoding ABC transporter permease, which yields MREEMIDLTLWQLGAAYVFIIILLAIVRWRKIPREKQILIATIRMTLQLLIVGYILMLLFENPHPLLTVLVVAIMVAFSIRNISSRVRGELGKPLKRAILISMIAGSVVSLLYFNFIVIQLTPWYDPQYFIPIAGMIIGNAMTGVTLGVQTLLDGMNDQRHKVEAALMLGATPQAATKKWVNRAFDSAILPTINKMVGMGIVFLPGMMTGQILAGASPLVAIEYQIAILLGIVGAVSLTVILFVNLAYKVFFNERSQLLHNTMSGKS from the coding sequence ATGAGAGAAGAAATGATTGACCTCACGCTCTGGCAGTTGGGAGCGGCTTATGTATTCATCATTATTTTATTAGCAATCGTACGCTGGCGTAAAATCCCTAGAGAAAAACAGATCTTAATAGCTACCATACGTATGACCTTACAGTTACTTATTGTTGGTTATATTTTAATGCTGTTATTTGAAAACCCCCATCCTTTGCTAACAGTTCTGGTCGTTGCTATTATGGTAGCCTTTTCCATTCGCAATATCTCAAGCAGGGTCCGTGGGGAACTGGGCAAACCACTAAAGCGTGCGATTCTGATTTCAATGATTGCAGGTTCTGTCGTTAGTTTGCTTTACTTTAATTTTATCGTTATCCAGCTTACACCATGGTACGACCCTCAATATTTCATCCCAATCGCCGGAATGATTATTGGTAACGCTATGACAGGAGTTACACTCGGTGTACAGACCCTTCTTGATGGGATGAATGATCAAAGACATAAAGTAGAAGCGGCCTTAATGCTTGGTGCCACGCCACAGGCAGCTACTAAAAAATGGGTCAATCGTGCATTTGATTCCGCTATCCTGCCCACGATTAACAAAATGGTCGGAATGGGAATTGTATTCCTGCCAGGCATGATGACAGGTCAGATTTTAGCAGGAGCTAGTCCGTTAGTCGCCATAGAATACCAAATAGCCATCCTACTCGGTATTGTTGGGGCCGTTTCCTTAACAGTTATACTATTTGTTAATCTAGCTTATAAAGTATTTTTTAACGAAAGAAGTCAATTGCTCCACAACACAATGAGTGGTAAAAGCTGA
- a CDS encoding extracellular catalytic domain type 1 short-chain-length polyhydroxyalkanoate depolymerase, translated as MLKLLLGLVAVLMFTFNYNPPVSNAAGEFINGSYGGKTYKLYIPDNYNSSSHYPLYVMLHGCTQDAAQFATGTQLNKLAEEKGFLVLYPEQTTSANSNKCWNWFEPSHQSRGNGEPAVIAEMVNSIKGDYSIKQDQIYVAGLSAGAAMSVIMGATYPNIFSGVGVGAGLEYKAADNTIDAFTAMSNGGPNPVQQGRLAYQAMEEVAKKLPVIAIHGTSDYTVNSVNAEQVITQWSVTNYLAANGTEDGWIDDTPEHTESLQVPSGRSYTMSNYQGRDGQVWMKKVLVQGMGHAWSGGSAQGSYTDPQGPDASRLMVEFFNSFTKPEDPDASAPVTTASVKGGTYQSPVTVELQTNEPATTYYTLDGSKPTIQSKEYIKPLEISQNTTLKFFSQDPEGNNEIVKQEVYIINDEGGENSITILSSATEDGYVGKYAADGKSTQDIKVGDKGMYNTDTYRGILSFDTDRLVEKSIQSAKIRLYTKGSKGAIESIQVDIKSGVLGRSAGIEQSDYNAMPSKGNTIAFSPQTGNFVEFQIATEDLDLINKNGKTQLRLRAITKSGFAPNWIEFYGGEQTNISPQLIVVTGN; from the coding sequence GTGTTAAAGCTATTGCTTGGTCTAGTGGCAGTTCTGATGTTTACGTTTAATTACAACCCACCGGTATCTAACGCTGCTGGTGAATTCATTAATGGTTCCTATGGAGGGAAGACGTATAAATTATATATTCCGGATAATTATAATTCGAGTAGTCATTATCCTTTATATGTTATGCTCCATGGTTGTACACAGGATGCTGCCCAATTTGCAACTGGGACTCAACTAAACAAATTGGCTGAAGAAAAAGGATTTTTAGTTCTTTATCCGGAGCAAACCACAAGCGCAAACTCAAACAAATGTTGGAATTGGTTTGAACCGAGCCATCAATCTCGTGGCAACGGTGAACCAGCTGTCATCGCTGAAATGGTAAATTCAATTAAAGGAGACTATTCTATTAAGCAAGATCAAATTTATGTAGCTGGTTTATCAGCTGGGGCAGCAATGAGTGTGATTATGGGTGCCACTTATCCAAATATTTTTTCCGGGGTTGGAGTCGGAGCAGGACTGGAGTATAAAGCAGCTGATAATACCATTGATGCTTTTACGGCAATGTCAAACGGTGGCCCGAATCCTGTTCAGCAAGGTAGACTTGCCTATCAAGCTATGGAGGAGGTTGCAAAAAAACTGCCGGTAATTGCGATTCACGGAACATCCGATTACACAGTGAACAGCGTGAATGCAGAGCAAGTCATCACTCAGTGGTCAGTTACAAATTATTTAGCAGCGAACGGAACAGAGGATGGGTGGATTGATGATACCCCTGAGCATACGGAATCATTACAAGTGCCTTCAGGAAGGAGCTACACCATGAGTAATTATCAAGGCAGAGATGGACAGGTATGGATGAAAAAAGTGCTTGTGCAAGGTATGGGTCACGCATGGTCAGGCGGAAGTGCACAAGGGAGCTATACAGATCCTCAGGGACCAGACGCAAGCCGATTAATGGTTGAGTTTTTCAACTCATTTACTAAACCTGAAGATCCAGATGCTAGTGCTCCCGTTACAACAGCCTCTGTTAAAGGAGGAACCTACCAGTCACCTGTAACAGTAGAGTTACAGACTAATGAACCGGCTACAACTTATTATACATTAGACGGCTCAAAACCTACTATTCAATCAAAGGAATATATCAAACCACTAGAAATCTCCCAAAATACAACTTTGAAATTCTTTAGTCAAGACCCAGAGGGAAACAATGAGATCGTTAAACAGGAAGTCTATATTATCAATGATGAGGGGGGAGAAAACTCAATCACTATTTTATCATCTGCCACTGAAGACGGATACGTAGGTAAATATGCAGCAGATGGAAAAAGTACACAAGATATCAAAGTGGGAGATAAGGGAATGTATAATACCGACACTTATCGAGGAATCCTCTCATTTGATACAGACCGTTTAGTGGAAAAGTCTATACAATCCGCAAAAATAAGATTATACACGAAAGGTTCTAAGGGGGCTATTGAATCTATTCAGGTTGATATAAAGAGTGGAGTACTGGGGAGGTCAGCTGGTATTGAGCAGTCAGACTATAATGCAATGCCTTCAAAAGGAAACACGATAGCCTTCTCTCCTCAGACGGGTAATTTTGTAGAGTTTCAGATTGCGACAGAGGATTTAGATTTAATCAATAAAAACGGAAAAACTCAACTCCGCCTAAGAGCAATAACGAAATCCGGATTTGCCCCCAATTGGATAGAGTTTTATGGAGGAGAACAAACAAATATAAGTCCGCAACTAATTGTGGTCACAGGTAATTGA
- a CDS encoding Xaa-Pro dipeptidyl-peptidase: MKKKVFLHTTFLLLILSTVLTVQPAAAEDGNSKSSGVQQIEVEDGKTQPVYSHEEAIRETVFIETSVDSDGDGELDRVRADIIRPKETEQGLKVPVIYEMSPYRAGLNPINFHDVDVPLNPVDHRKPVKKGKGEQGEVSLAQAQGTTSTAAAAGPAEPSFPGYYDDYFVPRGYAVVLAESLGSGLSNGCATSGGENETLGTKAVIDWLNGRTQAYDSEGDLVEADWSTGSTGMMGISYNGTLPNAVSTTGVEGLETIVPIAAISSWYDYYRANGAVVAPGGYQGEDTDVLADAVTTRANAEECNNVLKKLERLQDRKTGDYNQYWDERNYVKDANKVEASVFAVHGLNDWNVKTKHLSQWWDALGENNVERKLWLHQSGHANPYYLRNEEWLDTLNKWFDYWLYDIDNNVMEELMVDIQRENGNWKTYESWPAKDAKGVPLNFQAEGASLELKPMSGKNKTTATFVDNPAITAETLAENPNNAHENRLVYQTPKLESELRISGTPEVSIRASIDARAANLTALLVDYDPEKESFEIVTRGWMDPQNRHSISKSHSLVPGKEYKFTWGMQPEDYIFEEGHQIGVVLLSSDHNYTIRPEAGTKITVDPKRSKVILPIVDGKKAISFSKE, translated from the coding sequence GTGAAGAAAAAGGTATTCTTACATACCACGTTTTTATTATTGATATTATCAACCGTGCTTACCGTTCAGCCAGCTGCCGCTGAAGACGGTAACTCTAAGTCCTCGGGTGTTCAACAAATTGAAGTTGAAGATGGAAAGACACAGCCGGTTTATTCCCATGAAGAAGCGATTCGGGAAACCGTGTTTATCGAAACCTCCGTTGATAGTGATGGGGACGGGGAGCTTGATCGCGTCCGCGCAGATATTATTCGACCGAAAGAAACGGAACAGGGGTTAAAAGTTCCGGTCATCTATGAAATGAGCCCATATCGTGCTGGACTCAATCCGATCAATTTTCATGATGTAGATGTCCCATTAAATCCAGTAGATCATAGGAAACCTGTGAAAAAAGGGAAGGGTGAGCAAGGTGAAGTAAGTCTTGCGCAAGCCCAAGGTACAACCAGTACAGCTGCAGCGGCCGGTCCAGCTGAACCTTCCTTCCCAGGATATTATGATGATTATTTTGTTCCTCGTGGATATGCCGTAGTCCTTGCTGAGAGTCTAGGAAGCGGTCTTTCAAATGGATGTGCCACGTCAGGCGGTGAGAACGAAACGCTTGGTACAAAAGCTGTCATTGATTGGTTAAATGGCAGGACACAGGCTTATGACAGTGAAGGGGATCTTGTTGAGGCAGATTGGTCAACGGGAAGTACAGGTATGATGGGGATTTCCTATAATGGTACATTGCCAAATGCTGTATCGACGACAGGTGTAGAAGGGTTAGAAACGATTGTTCCGATTGCAGCAATTAGCAGCTGGTACGATTACTACCGTGCGAACGGCGCTGTTGTAGCACCAGGAGGGTACCAGGGGGAAGATACAGATGTTTTAGCAGATGCTGTTACGACACGTGCGAATGCAGAAGAATGTAACAATGTCCTCAAGAAACTTGAGAGATTACAAGACCGTAAAACAGGTGACTACAATCAATATTGGGATGAACGTAACTATGTAAAAGATGCTAATAAAGTTGAAGCAAGTGTTTTTGCCGTCCATGGTCTAAACGATTGGAACGTAAAGACGAAACATCTATCCCAATGGTGGGACGCACTTGGCGAAAATAATGTAGAACGTAAACTTTGGCTTCACCAAAGCGGACATGCCAATCCTTATTACCTCCGTAATGAAGAATGGCTTGATACGCTAAATAAGTGGTTTGATTATTGGTTGTACGACATTGATAACAATGTAATGGAAGAGCTAATGGTAGATATTCAGCGTGAGAATGGCAATTGGAAAACGTATGAATCTTGGCCTGCGAAGGATGCAAAAGGTGTTCCCCTAAACTTCCAAGCAGAGGGTGCAAGTCTTGAACTTAAGCCAATGTCAGGTAAAAATAAAACGACAGCGACCTTTGTAGATAATCCGGCAATAACAGCTGAAACGCTCGCTGAGAATCCAAACAATGCTCACGAGAATCGATTAGTTTACCAAACACCAAAGCTTGAATCAGAACTTCGAATAAGTGGGACTCCTGAAGTCTCTATTCGGGCCAGCATTGATGCACGTGCTGCCAATTTAACGGCACTTTTAGTGGATTATGATCCAGAAAAAGAATCATTTGAAATCGTCACGAGAGGATGGATGGATCCGCAAAACCGCCACTCCATCTCCAAATCCCACTCTCTTGTACCAGGTAAAGAGTATAAGTTTACTTGGGGGATGCAGCCTGAGGATTATATCTTTGAAGAAGGTCACCAAATAGGTGTGGTTCTGCTTTCTTCAGACCATAACTATACGATTCGCCCGGAAGCAGGAACCAAGATTACTGTTGATCCCAAACGGAGTAAGGTCATTTTGCCTATTGTGGACGGTAAGAAAGCCATAAGCTTTTCTAAAGAATAG
- a CDS encoding SgcJ/EcaC family oxidoreductase: protein MDHTRTKGEVTVLYQKLIEAWNHRNAKAMAELYTETGEQIGFDGSLMEGPEEMISELSEIFGQHSTPPFISKVKNVRILGGESAVLRAIVGMIPPGKTELDPELNAHQTLTAVKKEQEWKVELFQNTPAQYHGRPDLVEEMTEELKYISNQ, encoded by the coding sequence ATGGATCATACTCGAACAAAAGGAGAAGTGACGGTGCTTTATCAAAAGTTAATAGAGGCTTGGAACCATCGAAATGCAAAGGCCATGGCTGAACTATATACCGAAACAGGCGAGCAAATTGGATTTGATGGGAGTTTGATGGAGGGGCCAGAAGAAATGATTTCAGAGCTTAGTGAAATATTTGGCCAGCATTCTACCCCGCCATTTATTAGTAAGGTAAAGAATGTTCGAATATTAGGAGGGGAAAGTGCCGTGTTACGAGCAATCGTAGGAATGATCCCGCCAGGTAAGACAGAACTCGATCCAGAACTTAACGCACATCAAACACTTACGGCGGTGAAAAAAGAGCAAGAATGGAAAGTTGAACTTTTCCAAAACACGCCTGCTCAATATCACGGCAGACCGGATTTAGTCGAGGAAATGACAGAGGAATTAAAATATATCTCAAATCAATAA
- a CDS encoding M14 family zinc carboxypeptidase, translating into MKSKVLTAVFSGALLISGTFLTGGSTVLAEGNGPNGPNYGGNETIKNERLHSYEEMVDFLEKADKRSEALELEVYGQSVKGRDLYLANFGIDENNPTILFLTQQHGNETLTTEGALKVIKNLTSNGKQVQEILNNVNVLIAPRLNVDGAAGDVNFSLEDYVAGTHTRYNANGVDLNRDHVERNQPETQALHENILQKYQPDYMIDLHHQGTQTTLGNTGELVSGSILYPTNENVSPEVLEQSKELGSVVYHAVDSKGYGLLSKYPGGNAPTISRNGLALEYGISTLLLEVRGMADHYYEDYVLGQKSNGYLIQQVVTAMEASLNALADDSIHSADTSFWETLPESNYSAE; encoded by the coding sequence ATGAAAAGCAAAGTCTTAACAGCAGTATTCAGTGGAGCCTTACTGATATCAGGGACATTTCTAACAGGGGGCAGTACAGTTCTAGCAGAAGGGAATGGACCCAATGGACCGAACTATGGCGGAAATGAAACGATTAAGAATGAACGCCTTCACTCCTACGAGGAAATGGTAGATTTCTTAGAAAAGGCTGATAAGCGTTCTGAAGCATTGGAACTCGAGGTCTATGGCCAGTCTGTAAAAGGCAGGGATTTATACTTAGCCAATTTTGGCATAGATGAGAACAATCCAACCATCTTGTTCCTAACCCAGCAGCACGGGAATGAAACACTGACAACGGAAGGTGCTCTTAAAGTGATTAAAAACTTAACTTCTAATGGAAAACAAGTACAGGAAATTCTCAATAATGTGAATGTGCTTATCGCTCCCCGATTAAACGTGGATGGGGCTGCAGGGGATGTCAATTTTTCTTTAGAAGATTATGTCGCCGGTACCCATACCAGGTACAATGCCAACGGAGTTGACCTTAACCGCGATCACGTCGAACGTAATCAGCCCGAGACGCAAGCACTACATGAAAATATTTTGCAAAAATATCAGCCAGATTACATGATCGACCTGCATCACCAGGGAACTCAAACCACCTTAGGGAATACAGGTGAGCTTGTCTCTGGTTCGATTCTCTATCCAACGAATGAAAACGTAAGTCCAGAAGTTCTGGAGCAATCAAAGGAACTAGGCTCTGTTGTATATCATGCCGTTGATTCAAAGGGGTACGGCCTGCTTTCCAAATATCCTGGCGGCAACGCGCCAACGATTAGTAGAAACGGATTAGCTTTAGAGTACGGGATCTCCACGCTATTACTTGAAGTCCGGGGAATGGCTGATCATTATTACGAGGACTATGTGTTAGGGCAAAAGAGCAATGGCTACTTAATCCAGCAGGTTGTTACGGCTATGGAAGCGAGCCTAAACGCACTGGCCGACGATTCTATTCATTCAGCAGACACCTCCTTCTGGGAAACCCTGCCTGAAAGTAACTACTCTGCTGAGTAA
- a CDS encoding M14 family zinc carboxypeptidase produces MNKKKLLTVLSTIVLSTSIVMPASAAGNHPGTPDQQTYNSSGFTDYAQLGKKLEKIEQTSKGKVEVRVAGYSNSGRNIYQARVGTGDRVIMIESEIHGNEKTGTEALLNILQYLGSSNSPQAQKIREEITLVSLPKMNPDASELDRRGNDMSWEEAVEDFPQLANANGPTWNHYYTGTLQGDDYASRPGFDVNRDFNPDLNYVPKAEDIPGASDQPGWYITPEAQTVRDVYKGLKGEFGTVDVFVDLHHQGLYYVDGTDDPVTLSISGEFVPHPKSEEGQEYSEYAGIYNYEFSQQLNLAAYDALQSMGNSPFDNITLYRQGLDLPGTALGSFALNGSGTVLFEVTGQTQSMGQKKKGMLVKAVETGLNGIIKGVAEGTVKNLDADRYNDIPTTSYSPGL; encoded by the coding sequence TTGAATAAGAAAAAGCTTCTGACTGTGTTAAGCACGATTGTCCTTTCGACAAGTATAGTGATGCCAGCATCCGCAGCTGGAAACCACCCAGGGACCCCAGATCAGCAAACCTATAATAGTTCTGGTTTCACAGATTATGCCCAATTAGGGAAGAAACTTGAGAAGATCGAGCAAACTAGCAAAGGCAAAGTTGAAGTTCGTGTGGCTGGCTACTCGAATAGTGGAAGGAATATCTATCAAGCAAGGGTTGGTACGGGAGACCGAGTGATTATGATCGAAAGTGAAATTCACGGCAATGAAAAAACCGGCACTGAAGCTTTGCTGAATATTTTACAGTACTTAGGATCGAGCAACTCTCCCCAGGCTCAAAAAATTAGAGAAGAAATTACATTAGTATCGTTGCCGAAAATGAACCCAGATGCTTCTGAGCTAGACCGTAGAGGGAACGATATGTCCTGGGAGGAAGCCGTGGAAGATTTTCCACAGCTGGCAAACGCGAATGGGCCTACATGGAACCACTATTATACAGGCACCTTACAGGGAGATGATTATGCTTCTAGACCTGGGTTTGATGTAAACCGTGATTTCAATCCTGATCTTAATTATGTGCCTAAAGCTGAAGATATTCCAGGTGCATCAGACCAACCGGGATGGTATATCACTCCGGAAGCACAAACTGTTCGTGACGTGTACAAAGGTTTAAAAGGAGAATTCGGTACGGTTGATGTGTTTGTGGATCTGCATCATCAAGGACTGTACTACGTTGATGGAACGGACGACCCTGTCACCCTTTCCATCTCCGGAGAATTTGTTCCACACCCTAAAAGTGAAGAGGGGCAGGAATACTCAGAATATGCGGGCATCTACAACTATGAATTCTCACAACAACTGAATCTAGCGGCCTATGATGCTCTTCAATCAATGGGGAACTCACCATTTGATAATATTACTTTATACAGACAAGGACTGGATCTTCCGGGGACAGCGCTAGGTTCTTTTGCCTTAAATGGCAGTGGTACCGTACTTTTTGAAGTAACCGGTCAGACCCAGAGCATGGGACAGAAGAAAAAAGGCATGCTCGTTAAAGCAGTCGAAACAGGACTGAATGGTATTATTAAAGGTGTAGCTGAAGGAACAGTTAAGAATCTCGATGCTGATCGGTATAATGATATTCCGACAACATCTTATTCGCCAGGTTTATAA
- the mnmH gene encoding tRNA 2-selenouridine(34) synthase MnmH: protein MYQDITLNKLFTLQNSEEITFVDVRSPSEYNDATIPGSLNIPVFNDEERAEVGTLYKQVNSQAAKERGLEIFSAKLPQFIKKFSQIDTRKAVFCWRGGMRSNTAATVLDLMGIHVYRLEGGIRSYRQWVVHTLEQLEFEPRVYTLNGYTGSGKTTILRHLQKEGYPVLNLEKMANHRGSIFGQIGLDPNNQKKFESLLVQDLFRFQKSPYVLLEGESKRIGKAVLPDFLYNKKEQGTQLFIDLPINERIMNILDDYQPWNHQEECIEAFRIIKKRIHTPIANEIESHLENGEFYSAVQLLLEYYYDPLYDHNAKQYPDNSKIIVQANNITEAIKSVQNIVDELQVK, encoded by the coding sequence ATGTATCAAGATATCACGCTAAATAAATTGTTCACTTTACAAAATAGTGAGGAGATCACCTTTGTCGATGTCCGCTCCCCGTCGGAGTATAACGATGCTACGATCCCCGGCAGCCTGAACATACCTGTATTTAATGATGAGGAAAGGGCTGAGGTGGGTACGCTTTATAAACAAGTCAACTCACAAGCTGCAAAAGAACGGGGACTTGAAATTTTCTCAGCTAAGCTCCCACAATTCATCAAGAAATTCAGTCAAATTGATACGCGGAAAGCTGTTTTTTGTTGGCGGGGCGGGATGCGTAGTAATACTGCTGCTACTGTCCTTGATTTAATGGGAATTCACGTTTATCGCTTAGAAGGTGGGATTCGAAGTTATCGGCAATGGGTCGTTCATACACTGGAACAGCTGGAATTCGAACCAAGAGTTTACACCCTGAACGGATATACAGGATCCGGCAAAACCACCATTTTACGTCATCTACAGAAAGAAGGATACCCTGTTCTTAATCTAGAAAAAATGGCGAATCATAGGGGCTCCATCTTCGGCCAAATTGGACTAGATCCAAATAACCAAAAGAAATTTGAATCACTTCTCGTGCAAGATCTATTTCGTTTCCAAAAATCACCATATGTCTTGTTAGAGGGAGAAAGCAAGCGAATCGGAAAAGCAGTTCTCCCAGATTTTCTATATAATAAAAAGGAACAAGGAACACAACTTTTTATCGACTTGCCTATAAATGAGCGGATTATGAACATTTTGGATGACTATCAACCTTGGAATCATCAAGAGGAATGTATCGAAGCCTTTCGAATCATCAAAAAAAGAATCCACACGCCGATTGCCAATGAGATTGAAAGCCATTTAGAAAATGGAGAATTTTATTCAGCTGTTCAATTGCTTCTTGAATATTATTATGACCCTCTTTACGATCACAATGCCAAACAATATCCAGATAACAGTAAAATCATCGTTCAAGCGAATAATATCACTGAAGCGATAAAGAGCGTTCAAAATATCGTAGATGAATTACAAGTGAAATAA